A window of Tautonia plasticadhaerens contains these coding sequences:
- a CDS encoding acyl-CoA dehydrogenase family protein: MKTETEQSGPDAPNFVESALRLGGKSDQEARSTASIDRADDQVEDLFEPGHRTADSPIHRVVWDRGVPIDLFLPGEPGASPRCERVMDRSLEVVRRHKGGGTLLGPDGKIAGAVLDDLAAVGYWGLLIDPEYGGTGAPFAAFARFLTRMSTLEPMIAGLASVHGCIGAVDPLRAFGTPEQRRRLLPPLARGDRLSGFALTEPGAGSDLTALRTRAEPDGDDYVVDGEKLFITNAVPGRTIGLVCRIDDRPAVMIADLPDREDEHFQLVRYGIFALRQAHNNGLRFRAFRVPGENLLRPTRGDGLTIAYHGLNRGRVALCATAAGTMRKMLADLVPWARFRRTYGEPIAGRELVRRRIGRLAALIAGCDALVDWCARLLDEGYRGEMECIVAKIFGSEAQKDAAIELDMKTHGGRAFLRGHRFGENVHDYLAPCIYEGEGEMLGLAFFKSLIKEHGKAYFEPIGRAVREAGIRSPDPMNPAHAWAMRRALAPYAGWWAGQHLGRRRRTALPDLPANLAAHARFALDELHRSRLEISATMARHQLRLADRQCRMAELSRRVQGLVVILATSLWAGRQQDVLVRAAADVLCRELRRAHTGRRPSDDDYRAVTTLGEAIARGGYAPLDGIEADEIRMPYPQDGGTRPTGGPAPSASE; this comes from the coding sequence ATGAAGACCGAGACCGAGCAGAGCGGGCCCGACGCCCCGAACTTCGTCGAATCGGCGTTGCGGCTCGGCGGGAAGAGCGACCAGGAGGCGCGATCGACGGCCTCGATCGACCGGGCCGACGATCAGGTCGAGGATCTCTTCGAGCCCGGCCACCGCACGGCCGACAGCCCGATCCACCGGGTCGTCTGGGATCGGGGCGTGCCGATCGACCTGTTCCTCCCCGGGGAGCCGGGGGCGTCGCCCCGATGCGAACGGGTGATGGACCGATCGCTGGAGGTGGTCCGCCGCCACAAGGGCGGCGGCACCCTGCTGGGGCCGGACGGGAAGATCGCCGGGGCCGTATTGGACGACCTCGCCGCCGTCGGCTACTGGGGCCTGCTGATCGATCCCGAGTACGGCGGCACCGGGGCGCCGTTCGCCGCGTTTGCCCGGTTCTTGACGCGCATGAGCACCCTCGAGCCGATGATCGCCGGCCTGGCCTCGGTCCACGGCTGCATCGGGGCGGTCGACCCGCTCCGGGCCTTCGGCACGCCCGAACAGCGGCGACGACTCCTCCCCCCCCTGGCGCGGGGCGACCGGCTCTCGGGGTTCGCCCTGACCGAGCCCGGCGCCGGCTCGGATCTCACCGCGCTGCGGACCCGGGCCGAGCCCGACGGAGACGACTACGTCGTCGACGGCGAGAAGCTATTCATCACCAACGCGGTCCCCGGGCGGACGATCGGGCTCGTCTGCCGGATCGACGACCGCCCGGCGGTCATGATCGCCGACCTGCCCGACCGCGAGGACGAGCATTTCCAACTGGTCCGGTACGGCATCTTCGCCCTCCGGCAGGCCCACAATAACGGCCTGCGCTTCCGCGCGTTCCGGGTCCCCGGGGAGAACCTGCTCCGGCCGACCCGGGGGGACGGCCTGACGATCGCCTACCACGGCCTGAACCGCGGCCGGGTGGCCCTCTGCGCCACCGCCGCCGGCACGATGCGCAAGATGCTGGCCGACCTCGTTCCCTGGGCGCGATTCCGCCGGACCTACGGCGAGCCGATCGCCGGCCGGGAGCTGGTCCGCCGCCGGATCGGCCGGTTGGCGGCCCTGATCGCCGGCTGCGACGCGCTGGTGGACTGGTGCGCCCGCCTGCTCGACGAGGGATATCGCGGCGAGATGGAATGCATCGTCGCCAAGATCTTCGGCAGCGAGGCCCAGAAGGACGCCGCCATCGAGCTCGACATGAAGACCCACGGCGGCCGGGCCTTCCTGCGCGGCCACCGGTTCGGCGAGAACGTCCACGACTACCTCGCCCCCTGCATCTACGAGGGCGAGGGGGAGATGCTCGGCCTCGCCTTCTTCAAGTCGCTGATCAAGGAGCACGGCAAGGCCTATTTCGAACCCATCGGGCGGGCCGTCCGGGAGGCCGGCATCCGCTCACCGGACCCGATGAACCCGGCCCACGCCTGGGCCATGCGACGGGCCCTGGCCCCCTACGCGGGCTGGTGGGCCGGCCAGCACCTCGGACGCCGCCGCCGCACGGCGCTCCCCGACCTCCCGGCGAACCTGGCCGCCCACGCCCGGTTCGCCCTGGACGAGCTGCACCGGAGTCGCCTCGAGATCAGCGCGACGATGGCCCGGCACCAGCTCCGGCTGGCCGACCGCCAGTGCCGCATGGCGGAGCTGTCGCGTCGCGTCCAGGGCCTGGTGGTGATCCTCGCCACGAGCCTCTGGGCGGGGAGGCAGCAGGACGTGCTCGTCCGGGCGGCGGCCGACGTGCTCTGCCGCGAACTCAGGCGGGCCCACACCGGCCGCCGCCCGAGCGACGACGACTATCGGGCCGTCACGACGCTGGGCGAGGCGATCGCCCGAGGCGGCTACGCGCCCCTCGACGGCATCGAGGCGGACGAGATCCGCATGCCCTACCCGCAGGACGGCGGCACCCGGCCGACCGGGGGCCCGGCACCCTCAGCCTCGGAGTGA
- a CDS encoding ACP S-malonyltransferase: MRVRPSNGIRRDALAGIIRRTRPSELPAERPTGPEGHRLIPRGDAGDLSADRIATAAFAFRGYDVSNQGRSHELLGHRAYGPVFRAVLEEASAIGSEALGVKLDLVGRVRDREPSTLATYAQDAATIVAVEVAQLRLLEEFFGVPLARAGLGFGYSVGEVSALIGAGVYRMDQLLPVLLGFAEDSAALVAETTMGILFTRGPDLPFEEVERTCRMISGEGGGLIGPSAFLSPNAALLIGQGDTVGRFGRAMAGELSVEASLRCRPNRWPPLHTPLVWRRSIPNRAAVALHSVAGGTREPSLPLVSCVTGEASYTHWNSRQLLVEWTDHPQRLWDVIDHTLSSGIRLVVHVGPDPTLIPATFKRLGDNVIEHMRARRLERLGRTVIPGLGRHTWLTRMLPAGASVLRAPFVHHLILEDWLLERDVP, from the coding sequence ATGCGTGTCCGGCCATCGAACGGCATCCGGCGTGATGCGCTCGCCGGCATCATTCGCCGCACCCGGCCGAGCGAGCTCCCGGCGGAGCGACCGACCGGGCCGGAGGGGCATCGGCTCATCCCCCGGGGAGACGCGGGCGACCTGTCGGCGGACCGGATCGCCACCGCCGCGTTCGCCTTCCGGGGCTACGACGTGTCGAACCAGGGCCGGAGCCACGAACTGCTGGGGCACCGCGCCTACGGGCCGGTCTTCCGGGCCGTGCTGGAGGAGGCGTCGGCGATCGGCTCCGAGGCGCTCGGGGTGAAGCTCGACCTCGTCGGCCGGGTCCGGGACCGCGAGCCCTCGACACTGGCGACCTACGCCCAGGACGCCGCGACGATCGTCGCCGTCGAGGTGGCCCAGCTCCGCCTGCTCGAGGAGTTCTTCGGCGTCCCCCTCGCCCGGGCCGGCCTCGGCTTCGGCTATAGCGTCGGCGAGGTCTCGGCGCTGATCGGGGCGGGGGTCTACCGGATGGATCAACTCCTGCCGGTCCTGCTCGGATTCGCCGAGGACTCCGCGGCGCTGGTCGCCGAGACGACCATGGGCATCCTCTTCACCCGGGGGCCCGACCTCCCCTTCGAGGAGGTCGAGCGAACCTGCCGGATGATCAGCGGCGAGGGCGGTGGCCTGATCGGCCCCTCGGCCTTCCTGTCGCCGAACGCGGCGCTGCTGATCGGCCAGGGGGACACGGTCGGGCGGTTCGGCCGGGCGATGGCGGGCGAACTGTCGGTCGAGGCCTCGCTCCGGTGCCGTCCGAACCGCTGGCCCCCGCTGCACACCCCGCTGGTCTGGCGTCGGAGCATCCCGAACCGGGCCGCCGTCGCGCTGCACTCCGTCGCCGGGGGGACCCGGGAGCCCTCGCTGCCGCTGGTCTCCTGCGTGACCGGCGAGGCGAGCTATACCCACTGGAACAGCCGCCAGTTGCTGGTGGAGTGGACCGACCACCCCCAGCGGCTCTGGGACGTGATCGATCACACGCTGTCCTCGGGGATCCGGCTCGTCGTCCACGTCGGGCCGGATCCCACGCTGATCCCGGCGACGTTCAAGCGGCTGGGCGACAACGTCATCGAGCACATGAGGGCCCGGCGGCTCGAACGCCTGGGCCGCACCGTCATCCCCGGCCTGGGCCGGCACACCTGGCTGACCCGGATGCTGCCCGCCGGGGCGTCCGTGCTGCGGGCGCCGTTCGTCCACCACCTCATCCTGGAGGACTGGTTGCTCGAGCGGGACGTCCCCTGA
- a CDS encoding hydrogenase maturation protease produces MATPSSATGPILVVGYGNRLRRDDAVGPMAAEEVARRGVPGVVAVSSHQLLPELAEQVASARVAIFVDARLADGRAGIRVVPIRPSESPLPIGHMGDPRRLLALAREVFGTSPRAWLVTVPATDLSTGEGLSPAAASGLREALGRIDGLLDAEGLAPSARRHRP; encoded by the coding sequence ATGGCGACCCCTTCGTCGGCGACCGGCCCGATCCTCGTCGTCGGCTATGGCAACCGCCTCCGGCGGGACGACGCCGTCGGCCCGATGGCGGCCGAGGAGGTCGCCCGTCGGGGCGTCCCGGGCGTGGTCGCCGTCTCGTCGCACCAGTTGCTCCCGGAACTCGCCGAGCAGGTCGCGTCGGCCCGAGTCGCGATCTTCGTCGACGCCCGGCTCGCCGACGGCCGGGCCGGCATCCGGGTCGTCCCGATCCGCCCGTCGGAATCCCCGTTGCCGATCGGCCACATGGGGGACCCCCGGAGGCTGCTCGCGCTCGCCAGGGAGGTCTTCGGCACGTCCCCGAGGGCCTGGCTGGTCACCGTCCCGGCCACCGACCTCTCGACAGGCGAGGGGCTCTCCCCGGCGGCGGCGTCCGGGCTCCGCGAGGCCCTGGGACGGATCGACGGGCTCCTCGACGCCGAGGGACTCGCGCCGTCAGCCCGGCGTCATCGGCCGTGA
- a CDS encoding Ni/Fe hydrogenase subunit alpha — protein MGERILIDPVTRIEGHAKISIHLNDDHSVADARFHVGEFRGFEKFCEGRPLWEMPGLTARICGICPVSHLIASARAGDAILAATVPPAAEQLRRLMNLAQIVQSHALSFFHLSGPDLLLGFDADPSRRNLLGLAVADREAALRGIRLRQFGQEIIELLGGKRIHPSWCVPGGVRSALSSEGRAHIKARLPEAKEAARYALDRMKGLIDTFSDETASFGNFPTLYLGLVAADGAWEHYGGRVRVLDADGAVLVDGFEAGAYREFIGEAVQPDSYLKSPYFRPLGHPGGMYRVGPLARLNLCERMGTPLADAELVEYRQRGGRIVSSSFWYHYARLIEIMAGVELIERLIDDPGLGAGRLRAEAGINAPGGVGVGEAPRGTLFHHYEVDEDGLVRSVNLIIATGQNNLAMNATVAQIARRYISGPAIPEGVLNRLEAGIRAFDPCLSCSTHALGQMPMVVRLVGPDGSILDEARRD, from the coding sequence ATGGGCGAGCGAATCCTGATCGACCCGGTGACCCGGATCGAGGGCCACGCCAAGATCAGCATCCACCTGAACGATGACCATTCGGTCGCCGACGCCCGGTTCCACGTCGGCGAGTTCCGGGGCTTCGAGAAATTCTGCGAGGGGAGGCCGCTCTGGGAGATGCCCGGGCTGACGGCCCGGATCTGCGGGATCTGCCCGGTGAGCCACCTCATCGCCTCGGCCAGGGCGGGGGACGCGATCCTCGCCGCCACCGTCCCCCCCGCGGCCGAGCAATTGCGAAGGCTCATGAACCTCGCCCAGATCGTGCAGTCGCACGCCCTGAGCTTCTTCCACCTGAGCGGGCCCGACCTCCTGCTCGGCTTCGACGCCGACCCGTCGCGTCGGAACCTCCTCGGCTTGGCGGTCGCCGACCGGGAGGCCGCGCTGCGGGGCATCCGCCTGCGGCAGTTCGGCCAGGAGATCATCGAGCTGCTCGGCGGGAAGCGGATCCATCCCTCCTGGTGCGTGCCCGGCGGGGTCCGCTCCGCCCTGTCGTCCGAAGGGCGGGCGCACATCAAGGCGAGGCTCCCCGAGGCGAAGGAGGCCGCCCGATACGCGCTGGACCGGATGAAGGGTTTGATCGACACGTTCTCGGATGAGACGGCATCGTTCGGGAATTTCCCCACGCTGTACCTCGGCCTGGTCGCCGCCGACGGGGCCTGGGAACATTACGGCGGCCGGGTCCGCGTCCTCGACGCCGACGGGGCCGTCCTGGTCGACGGATTCGAGGCCGGGGCGTATCGGGAGTTCATCGGCGAGGCGGTGCAGCCCGATTCGTACCTGAAATCGCCCTACTTCCGGCCCCTGGGGCATCCCGGCGGCATGTACCGCGTGGGGCCGCTCGCCCGGCTGAACCTCTGCGAGCGCATGGGCACGCCCCTGGCCGACGCGGAACTGGTCGAGTACCGACAGCGAGGGGGCCGGATCGTCTCGTCGTCGTTCTGGTACCACTATGCCCGGCTCATCGAAATCATGGCGGGCGTCGAACTCATCGAGCGGCTGATCGACGACCCCGGGCTCGGCGCCGGCCGCCTCAGGGCCGAGGCGGGCATCAACGCCCCGGGGGGCGTGGGCGTGGGCGAGGCCCCGCGGGGGACGCTGTTCCACCACTACGAGGTGGACGAGGACGGCCTGGTCCGGTCGGTGAACCTGATCATCGCCACCGGCCAGAACAACCTGGCGATGAACGCGACGGTGGCCCAGATCGCCCGGCGCTACATCTCGGGCCCGGCGATCCCCGAGGGGGTGCTCAACCGCCTGGAGGCGGGAATCCGCGCCTTCGACCCCTGCCTCAGCTGCTCGACCCACGCCCTCGGCCAGATGCCGATGGTCGTCCGGCTCGTCGGCCCGGACGGTTCGATCCTCGACGAGGCGAGGCGAGACTGA
- the hoxU gene encoding bidirectional hydrogenase complex protein HoxU, with protein MAVTTLTLDGALISAREGQTILHAARDAGVRIPTLCDLDGLTPVGACRLCLVEVDGRLVPSCVTRAAEGMEVSTATDRLREYRRMILELLFAERNHVCSVCVANGDCELQDLAMELGVDHVRYEYLDPPCEVDASHDRYGLDHNRCILCTRCVRVCDEIEGAHTWDVAGRGTRSRVITDLHQPWGESGTCTSCGKCVMACPTGALFHRGSSVAENIHDRERLHDLVTAREEGRWGV; from the coding sequence ATGGCCGTCACGACCCTGACGCTCGACGGCGCGTTGATCAGTGCCCGGGAGGGGCAGACCATCCTCCATGCGGCCCGGGATGCCGGGGTCCGGATCCCGACGCTCTGCGACCTCGACGGACTGACCCCCGTCGGCGCCTGCCGCCTCTGCCTGGTGGAGGTGGACGGCCGCCTGGTGCCCTCGTGCGTCACCCGGGCCGCCGAGGGGATGGAGGTCAGCACGGCCACCGACCGCCTCCGGGAGTACCGCCGGATGATCCTGGAGCTGCTGTTCGCCGAGCGGAACCACGTCTGTTCGGTCTGCGTGGCCAACGGCGATTGCGAGTTGCAGGACCTGGCGATGGAGCTGGGGGTGGACCACGTCCGCTACGAGTACCTCGACCCGCCCTGCGAGGTGGATGCCTCGCACGACCGCTACGGCCTGGACCACAACCGCTGCATCCTCTGCACCCGATGCGTCCGGGTCTGTGACGAGATCGAGGGGGCCCACACCTGGGACGTCGCCGGGCGCGGGACGAGGTCCCGGGTCATCACGGACCTGCACCAGCCGTGGGGGGAGTCGGGCACCTGCACCTCCTGCGGCAAGTGCGTGATGGCCTGCCCGACCGGCGCCCTGTTCCACCGGGGGTCGTCGGTCGCCGAGAATATCCACGACCGCGAGAGGCTGCACGACCTGGTCACGGCCCGGGAGGAGGGGCGATGGGGCGTCTGA
- the nuoF gene encoding NADH-quinone oxidoreductase subunit NuoF: MDLEELIALAESERAGRLPVEVRVCLAASCLGSGAGGVRDAIAGAIADRGLAGRVRLREVGCLRLCSEGPLVQVDSEGADPALYAKVDARLAPVIASAASGDPAEGIRLVDLGSPFFALQRPIVLENTGVVEPERIESSLAAGAYRSLHHALHELGPEGMIAEVTRSGLRGRGGAGYPTGLKWATVAKMPPGPKYVVCNADEGDPGAFMDRSVMESDPHRVLEGMAIAALAVGADRGYIYVRGEYPLAIARLDTAIRQARRLGLLGSMIFDSPFNFRVDLRIGAGAFVCGEETALMQSIEGRRGQPRPRPPYPAESGLWGCPTLINNVETFANIPAIIREGSDWFSAIGTEGSKGTKVFALAGKVRNSGLVEVPMGLPLRTIVDQIGGGAPEGSTTKAVQTGGPSGGCIPSGLFDTPVEYEALKALGSIMGSGGMIVMDQDDDMVGIARFFMKFCMDESCGKCVPCRAGTVQLYRMLDRIERGVAPAGELGRLEALCDLVKHASLCGLGQAAPNPVLSTLRFFRHEYESRLVSPDGDGARAPTPR; the protein is encoded by the coding sequence ATGGACCTTGAGGAACTGATCGCACTGGCCGAATCGGAGCGAGCCGGCCGGCTCCCCGTCGAGGTGAGGGTCTGCCTCGCCGCGAGCTGCCTCGGCTCGGGGGCCGGGGGCGTCCGGGACGCGATCGCGGGGGCCATCGCCGACCGGGGCCTGGCCGGCCGGGTCCGGCTCCGGGAGGTCGGCTGCCTGAGGCTCTGCAGCGAGGGGCCGCTCGTCCAGGTCGACTCGGAGGGGGCCGACCCGGCTCTCTATGCGAAGGTCGACGCGCGACTGGCCCCGGTGATCGCGTCGGCCGCATCTGGTGACCCGGCGGAAGGCATCCGTCTCGTCGACCTTGGCTCGCCGTTCTTCGCCCTGCAGCGACCGATCGTGCTGGAGAACACCGGCGTCGTCGAGCCCGAGCGGATCGAGTCGTCCCTCGCCGCCGGGGCCTACCGCTCGCTGCACCACGCCTTGCACGAACTGGGGCCCGAGGGGATGATCGCCGAGGTCACCCGCAGCGGGCTCCGGGGTCGGGGAGGCGCCGGCTACCCGACGGGCTTGAAGTGGGCGACCGTCGCCAAGATGCCGCCGGGGCCGAAGTATGTCGTCTGCAACGCCGACGAGGGGGACCCCGGCGCCTTCATGGACCGGAGCGTCATGGAGAGCGACCCGCACCGGGTGCTGGAAGGGATGGCGATCGCCGCCCTCGCCGTGGGCGCCGACCGGGGCTACATCTACGTCCGGGGGGAGTACCCCCTCGCCATCGCCCGGCTCGACACGGCGATCCGCCAGGCCCGGCGGCTCGGCCTGCTGGGGAGCATGATCTTCGACTCGCCGTTCAACTTCCGGGTCGACCTGAGGATCGGTGCCGGCGCCTTCGTCTGCGGCGAGGAGACGGCGCTGATGCAGTCCATCGAGGGCCGTCGCGGCCAGCCCCGCCCCCGGCCGCCGTACCCGGCCGAGTCGGGCCTCTGGGGGTGCCCGACCTTGATCAATAACGTCGAGACGTTCGCCAACATCCCCGCCATCATCCGGGAGGGGAGCGATTGGTTCTCCGCCATCGGGACCGAGGGGAGCAAGGGGACGAAGGTCTTCGCCCTGGCGGGGAAGGTGAGGAACTCGGGGCTCGTCGAGGTGCCGATGGGCCTCCCGCTGCGGACGATCGTCGATCAGATCGGCGGGGGTGCGCCCGAGGGGTCGACGACGAAGGCGGTGCAGACCGGGGGGCCTTCGGGCGGCTGCATCCCGAGCGGGTTGTTCGACACGCCGGTCGAATACGAGGCGCTCAAGGCCCTCGGCTCGATCATGGGCTCCGGCGGCATGATCGTGATGGACCAGGACGACGACATGGTGGGCATCGCCCGCTTCTTCATGAAATTCTGCATGGACGAGTCGTGCGGCAAGTGCGTCCCCTGCCGGGCCGGGACCGTGCAGCTCTACCGGATGCTCGACCGGATCGAACGCGGGGTCGCCCCGGCCGGGGAGCTGGGGCGGCTGGAGGCGCTCTGCGACCTGGTCAAGCACGCCAGCCTCTGCGGGCTCGGCCAGGCGGCGCCGAACCCGGTGCTCAGTACCTTGCGGTTCTTCCGTCACGAATACGAGTCTCGCCTCGTCAGCCCGGATGGCGACGGGGCCCGGGCACCGACCCCGAGGTGA
- the hoxE gene encoding bidirectional hydrogenase complex protein HoxE, with translation MDKPVRRQTRPACSAETGHPGGDGRFRLVDEELKRQRFRQDSLIEVLHRSQQVFGVLDDDVLRYVSRGLGLPPSRVYGVATFYHLFRLTPRGDHTCTVCTGTACYVKGAERVLAVAEQSAGARAGETTPDGRITLETARCIGSCGLAPLVVFDGEVAGHVSAEEVADRLKGWVGHGP, from the coding sequence GTGGACAAGCCGGTCCGGCGGCAGACGAGGCCGGCCTGCTCGGCCGAGACCGGGCACCCGGGCGGAGACGGGCGCTTCCGCCTCGTCGACGAGGAGCTGAAGCGGCAGCGGTTCCGGCAGGATTCGCTGATCGAGGTCCTGCACCGGTCGCAGCAGGTCTTCGGCGTCCTCGATGACGACGTGCTCCGCTACGTCTCCCGGGGACTGGGGCTGCCGCCGAGCCGGGTCTACGGCGTGGCGACGTTCTACCACCTCTTCCGGCTGACCCCCCGGGGCGATCACACGTGCACCGTCTGCACCGGCACCGCCTGCTACGTGAAGGGGGCGGAGCGGGTGCTGGCGGTCGCCGAGCAGTCGGCCGGGGCCCGGGCGGGCGAGACGACGCCGGACGGCCGGATCACCCTGGAGACGGCCCGCTGCATCGGCTCCTGCGGCCTGGCGCCGCTCGTTGTATTCGACGGGGAGGTGGCGGGCCACGTCTCGGCCGAGGAGGTCGCCGATCGCCTGAAGGGATGGGTGGGCCATGGACCTTGA
- a CDS encoding dihydroorotate dehydrogenase-like protein, which yields MSVDLSTRYLGLDLAHPVVVSACSLGFDRDNLRRMEDAGASAVVLPSLFEEQIVHDQMAVHEFYEFTSDKFPEALSVFPDMDDSNSGPEAYLRLVESAKRSLAVPVIGSLNGTSSGGWIRYAKLIQDAGADALELNVYRVVTDSHEDGPAVEARDLELVSEVCKSVTIPVAVKIGPYFSALPNLAVRLAGAGASGLVMFNRFYQPDIDLETLRVAPRLVLSTSDEVRLPMRWIAVLYGRVRASLAATTGVHTHEDVLKLLLAGADVTMVASALYTRGIGHLRAMIDGTRSWLEERDYTSVAQMKGSISQINAPDPEAFERANYIKTLVDYTGTEATT from the coding sequence ATGAGCGTCGACCTCAGCACCCGGTACCTGGGCCTGGATCTCGCCCATCCGGTCGTCGTCTCGGCCTGCTCGCTGGGCTTCGACCGAGACAACCTCCGGCGGATGGAGGACGCCGGCGCCTCGGCCGTCGTCCTCCCCTCGCTGTTCGAGGAGCAGATCGTCCACGACCAGATGGCCGTCCACGAGTTCTACGAGTTCACCTCGGACAAGTTCCCGGAGGCCCTCTCCGTCTTCCCCGACATGGACGACTCCAACTCCGGCCCGGAGGCGTACCTCCGGCTCGTCGAGTCCGCCAAGCGGTCGCTCGCGGTCCCCGTGATCGGCAGCCTTAACGGGACCTCCTCCGGCGGCTGGATCCGCTATGCGAAGCTTATCCAGGACGCCGGCGCCGACGCGCTGGAACTGAACGTCTACCGGGTCGTCACCGATTCCCACGAGGACGGCCCGGCCGTCGAGGCCAGGGACCTTGAGCTGGTCTCCGAGGTCTGCAAGTCGGTCACGATCCCGGTCGCGGTGAAGATCGGCCCCTACTTCAGCGCCCTGCCGAACCTGGCGGTCCGCCTGGCCGGGGCCGGGGCGAGCGGCCTGGTGATGTTCAACCGCTTCTACCAGCCGGACATCGACCTGGAGACCCTCCGCGTCGCCCCCCGGCTCGTGCTGAGCACCAGCGACGAGGTCCGCCTGCCGATGCGCTGGATCGCCGTCCTGTACGGGAGGGTCCGCGCCTCGCTCGCCGCGACCACCGGCGTCCACACCCATGAAGACGTGCTCAAGCTGCTCCTGGCCGGGGCCGACGTGACCATGGTCGCCTCGGCCCTGTACACGCGGGGGATCGGCCACCTCCGGGCGATGATCGACGGCACCCGGTCCTGGCTGGAGGAGCGGGACTATACCTCCGTGGCGCAGATGAAGGGCAGCATCAGCCAGATCAATGCCCCCGACCCCGAGGCGTTCGAGCGGGCGAATTACATCAAGACACTGGTCGATTACACGGGCACCGAGGCGACGACCTGA